Part of the Terrisporobacter glycolicus ATCC 14880 = DSM 1288 genome is shown below.
CAACATTTTTTACTTCAATATATAAAGCATCTTCATATCTTTTTCAAAGCAAAGATTATGAAATGTTGACAAGTTTACCAATAAAGCAATCTAGCATATTAAGTAGTAAAATTATAATGCTAGTTATTAATAATTATTTATTTGCGCTACCATGTTTACTTATACCTGGAATAGTATATTTTATAAAAGTTAATACTGGAGTACTATACTTTCCATTTTTAATAATATTAATTTTGACAACACCCTTAATACCAACAGTAATTTCATCAGTTATAGCATTTGTAATTACGAATATTTCATCAAGAAGTAAGAAAAATAATTTACTATCAATAATATTAAACTTATTATTAGTTGCTATAGTTTTACTTTTATCTTTTAATCTACAAAATGTTATGATGAACATTATCCAAAATAGTAGCTCTATTATTGAAGCTACACAAAAATTTTATATGCCTGCTTATTATTTTGTAGATGCATTAAAAAACGATAACATAGGATCTTTATTAATATTTGTATTAATTTCCATAGTTCCAACAGTTTTGTTTATATATTTATTTGCAAATAATTTTAACAATATAAATAGCAAATTAAGTGAAACTTACAAAGCTAATAATTATAAATTTAAAGATCTAAAATTATCAAAGCCTGTAATAGCTTTATTAAAAAAAGAATTTAAAAGATATTTTTCATCAACAGTATATGTAATGAATACTTTTGTAGGAATGATAATGTTAGTCATATTTACTGTTGCAATAGTTGTAATAGGATATGATAAAATTGCTCAAATATTAGAGATAGCTGTAGTAAAAGAGATGATTGCACTTCAAATTATAGGAATAACATTATTTTGTATAATAATGACTAATACAGCTTGTGTTTCAATTTCTTTAGAGGGTAAAAACTTGTGGATTTTAAAATCATCTCCAATTAAAGAAATAGATATCTTTAAAAGCAAGATTTTATTAAATATTATTTTAACTATACCCATATCTATAATTTGTTTTATGGTTTTATCATTTAGATTGGGATTTGATATGATGTCTACAGTTTTAGTAATACTTACAATTATAATGATTTCAATCTTTAGTGCCACACTTGGAATATTTATTAATTTACTTTATCCCAAAATGGATTTTACAAGCGATGTAGCTGTTGTAAAAAGAGGAGCAAGTGTAATAATAAGTATGATTTCTAATATAATATTTATAGCCATAATTTGTGGACTAGGATATATCTTAAGTATAAGTAACATTAATACATTTTTAATATTTGGTAATATAATTACGATTATAAGTATTTTCATTATATATATATTATTAAAAAATAAAGGAACAAAAATATTTAGAAGTTTGTAGTAAATATATAAAATAAATATAAAATATTATATTAGAGTTGATAAATATGTGCATTAGTGCAATTTATCCACTCTATTTTTTTACATATTAAGAAATTATAGTTATATAAACTCGTTTAGAAAATGTAAAAAATACATTTTTGAGCAAGGTGGTTGCTTAAAATTTCATAGCGGCTATGCAGTGGTTAAGAGACACAAATAACTTGCAAACTAAGAAATTTATACATGAAATATAGTTGACAAAGTAAACTAAATTCTATATTATATAAAATATAGTTAACAAAGTAAACTATATTTTAAAGAGGTGAAAAAATGGATAATTTTGATTGGATAGATATGACAGTGAAAATGAATGAAGTAAGACTATTTAGCAGAACGTTAGTACATCGTTATACTCCAGCACTTGAAAGAACTAACCAAGAATACGATTTATTGTCTCAACTTCTAAAGAATGAAGAAGGTATGACGCCTATCAAACTTAGCAAAGCAATGTGCTTAAATAAAACAATTGTAAGCAGATTAATAGATAGTTTAAGTAAAAATGGATATATAACTAAAAAACCAGATATAAATGACAAAAGAAGCTATTATGTTTGTATTTCAGAGGTTGGAAAAAAAGAGTTACAAAAAATATATGAATTTTATTTATCACCAATATATAAGTTACGTAAGAAATTAGGTGATGAAGAATTTTTTAAATTGATTTCATCTATTGAAAAAGCAAATAAGATAATGAATGAAGAATAGGAGAGTGAAGAATGAGTTTTTATCAGGCTATGCAACTAGGTGCATCACAACTAAAACCTTTGATAAAAGAAGAATCAGATAAAAAACTAAAACAAAAATATATAGGGGCATTTATAACTAAAAATATTTTATGTATGCTATTTTGTATTTTAGTTGTGTCTTCCTTTAGTAATATTTTTGGAAAAGAAAATAGTATAGTAGGTGTTGTAACAGTAATATTAATACTAACTTTTAGATTTGCAAATTTAGATTTTAAGGTAAAACAGTCAGCGATTACTTTAATTGGAATTTTCTTAATATATGCAATTAGTCCTTACTTATCAAATATATCAAATCCAATATTAGGATTTATTATAAACTTTACGTCAATAATAACTATAGTAATATTAACTTGTCATAACATGATATATGCAAATCATATAGTGCTAATATTATCATATTTTCTTTTATATGGTAATGATGTTAGTAGTATAGAAGTATATTTATCTCGTGTTATTGGATTATTATTCGGTGGTATAATTGTGGCTTCAATATTTTATACTAAACATAAAAAATCAAAAAAAGAATATGATAATACTATTTTAGATGTTATAAAAGGTTTTGATATAAACACAGAGAAAAGTAGATGGCAGTTAAAACTTGCTCTTGGAGTTAATACTGCTGTACTAATAGGAGAAATTTTTCATTTTCCTAAGACAATGTGGATAGCTTTTGCATGTATGTCAGTAATTCACCAAACAACTAAGGAAAAATTAAACCTACGCTGTAAAAATAGAATAGTATTTGCAATTGTTGGCTCCATTGCCTTTTTTGTTATTTATAGAGTATTTCCAGAAAATCTTAGAACTATGATGCCACTTATGGCTGGAGTAATGGTTGGTTTTTGTGCTACTTATGAATGGCAAACAGTAGTAAATAGTTTTTCTGCATTACCATCTGCAGTTTTAACACTAGGTTTAGCAGATGCTATTACATTTCGTATAGTAAGTAATGTTTTTGGATCGCTATATAGTAAATTATTTGACTGTTTATATGACAAAGTAATTAATCATATAGACAATAGATTTAATAATGAAGACGAGGATGAACTTGAACAAATTGAAGTAAACATATAGATATTAAAAAGTCGACGAAAACTTATTCGTCGACTTTTTACGTAGTTGTATAATCTATTACATATTAAAAGCAATAATTAATATAACTATAAGTATTATGAAAGGAGAAATAAATAATATTTTTCCTTTGGTGTTTCCTATATTTACAGTCCATCCAACACCAAATCTTTTTTGTACAAATAAAGACGGATCATTAGGATTATTATAAAAAGTACCTAATAACCAGTTATTATCATCATCATCTACAGAGTAAACAGCAGTTTTAGATTTACTAGGTGATTTATAATATAAATACATTTGATATATTGCAGCTAAAATTAATGATATTGTACAAGTCCACATTACAAAAACATTAACTCCACTTGCATTAGCAGTAGCAATTAATATAGTAATAAATAAAACTTGACAAGATAAATTTACTACGAAAAAAGTAAGTGCAATTTGCTTTAAGTAATTTAAATGAAGTTTTTTACTTTCTGCAATGTCATCTGTATTTAATTTGCCTCTAGTTTTCAGAGAGTATATAGCGCTAATACATATAATAATTCCAATACCAACACTCATAATTATGGGACCTATTACAGATATAAATGATTTTTCTGAAAAAGCATCAGGTTCACCAGTTATACCCCAATGAGAAGGTATAATGTCAGGCATAGAATTATATTGAGTAATAGTATAAATCCCCATTAGCACAGTGACAACTACAGGAATTATAAATAATATGGAATATTTTTTTATAATTCTATTTTTTTCATTAATAAAATCTGTGTCTAATACTAGACGAGTTTTCTCTAATTCTAAATCTTTTATTTCTATTGACAATTCTTTTTTCAAAGCTTTTACTTTGTTATGGATATACACAAATACAGCAAACTGATATAAACAAAAAGCTAAAATGGGAAAAATAGAAGAAAGTTCATAAGCTTTAAAAACATAAATACATACTAATGTAATTATTGCAAATACAATAAATCCTATGGTAACAAGGAATTTAAATTTCTTGTCTAATGCTTTAAAATCATACTTAGTAAAATAATCACTATTTAAACTAACTCCATAAAACTGTCTTTTTCCACTTAAAGCTTGAGTGAAATATATCATAATATACAATAAAAATAATGTTGGGAGATTTATAATAACTGCCATGGTACTATTCATAATTTTTCACCTCATAATCATCAAAGAATTTATTACTAAAATCTATAAATTCCTCTTTGGATATACCTAAAAGGTAACTCTGTGCAGTTAAAAGTTCAAGCATAGATTTTATTTTTTCTGTATTTTCTTCCTTTTTAGGTAATGGCAATGTATTTACCATAGCACCTTTTCTTCTATCAACATTAATATAGCCTTCATCTTTAAGTAAATTATAAGATTTATTTACTGTATGAAGGTTTACTCCAATTTCTTCAGCCATATTTCTAACAGAAGGTAGAGATTCATTTATTTTTAAATCGCCACAGGCAATAGACTTAATAATTTCCTCGTTAATTTGTGTATATATGGGAACATCACTGTTAAAATCCAAATTTAATATCATTTTATCACTCCAAACTATAATATATATGTTATATATATTATATAACATAAAACAAATGTATTACAACTAAATTCAAAATAAAATTTGACTATTTAGGTATATGGATATATAATAATTACATTAAATAACGGAGGTGATCAGGTAAAGTGAGAAAATAATCTTATTCAAAATATATAGTTTAATAGGTTTTTTAGAGTGTTTACAAATACTCTATTTATTGAGCCTAGACTACTTTAAATTGAGGATAAGATTAATACTAAAGTACTCTAATTACCTGAAACACAAGCTAAACATAGCTTTATTTCTGTGTGTCAATACTTAGAAGAACAATTATGTCTTTCTTGATTTAAGGTAGAAAATACTTTAATTTGAGGAAGATTTTTTTATGTAATCATATGTGAATTAATTTTCCTTATGATAGGAGATGATTGTCATATCACAAATAAATATTAATAATTTGAGTTTTCAATATGATACACATGGAGAAGATATATTCAAAAATGTATCATTTAGTATAGATACTGATTGGAAACTAGGTTTAATTGGTCGAAATGGTAGAGGAAAAACAACTTTTTTAAAACTTCTAATGGGTGAGTATGAATATAGTGGAATAATTAGTAGTACGGTCAAGTTTGAATATTTCCCAATTAAAGGTGGTAACAAAAATGATACGGCCTTGGAAGTTGTAAGAAACTCTATAGCTCCATTTTCTAAATATGAAGAAGATATGGAAAAGTATTGTAATTTACCAGATAAACTAGATATTTACGGAGAAATTTTAGAAAAATATATTTATAATGATGGATATATTATAAACGAATTAATTGAAAAGGAAGTAAACTTGATTGGCTTAGATAAAAGTATACTTACTAGAAACTTTGCTACATTAAGTTCAGGTGAGCAGACGAAGCTACTTTTAGTAGGTTTATTTTTAAGAAAAAATCATTTTTTATTAATAGATGAGCCAACAAATCATTTAGATGTAGACGGAAGAGAAATTGTAGCAAAATACTTAGCAAGTAAAAAAGGATTTATAGTAGTATCTCATGACAGAGCTTTTTTAGATATAGTAGCTGATCATATACTTTCTATTAACAAAGCAAATATAGAAATACAAAAAGGCAATTTTTCAACTTATCAATTTAATAAAGATAGAGAAGATGAATTTGAGAAAGCTCAAAATGAAAAGCTACAAAAAGATATACAAAGATTACAAAAGACAGCAAAACAAAAATCAAATTGGTCTTATGAAATTGAATCAAAAAAGAAGGGTAATGGTCCTTGTGATAGAGGCTTTATAGGACATAAATCATCAAAAATGATGAAAAGAGCCAAGTGCATTGAAATAAGACAAAATAAGGCTATAGAAGAAAAATCAAAACTACTAAAGAATTTAGATATGGCTGAAAAGTTGGATTTATCCAAATCGAAGTCATCAAATATAGATGTATTAGAAGTTCATAACTTAAAAGTTAACTATGGAGATAAAGACATATTTAAGGATGTAAGTTTTAATATAAAACCTGAGGAAAGAGTTTGGTTATGTGGTAAAAATGGGTCTGGCAAATCAAGTATTATTAAATTAATAATGGGTGAAGATATTCCTCATGATGGATATGTGAAAAAAGTAGATGATATATCATATATTTCTCAAGATACATCTTATTTGAAAGGTAATCTAAATGATTTTGCAAAATCTTTAGATATAGATGTAGAATCTATTAAAAGAACTTTAGTAAAATTAGGATTTAATAATATTCAATTTGAAAAAGATATTAATGAGTGGAGCGAGGGACAAAAGAAAAAACTACTTATAAGCAAAAGCTTATGTGAAAAAGCAGAGTTATATATTTGGGATGAACCACTAAACTTTATAGATGTTATTTCTCGTATGCAAATAGAAGAGTTAATACTTAGTGAAAATCCAACAATTTTGTTTGTAGAGCATGACACTTCCTTTGGAGAAAAAATAGCAACAAAGATAGTAAACATATAAATTTATAAATAAAAGAAAGGCATGTTTAATAAAATATGCCTTTTTTATTTATAACTATAATATTAAAATAAAATTTATTTAAAGTAAGGGAATTAAAGAACCTAAATCAGTAAGTTTTTCTTTTTTAAGAGAAAGTATTTTTTTATTTCGACTATAAACAAAGTTTTTTATCTCTTTAAAATTTGGATGGTTTTCTAAGTTTCCAAAGAAAACAATAGTATCATCACTTATTAAGCCGCTACATCCACCAATAAAACCATAGTTTAATTCAAATAAATCTATATGCCCCTTATCGATTAATAGACAATCAATATTATGCTTAATAACTTCCTTATAAATTCCTTCATCAGAAGTGATAATTGAATTTTCGTCAACTATACATGTGGAACACTTACAATATCCCTGTTTGACATTAATTTTTTCCATGTTATTTTTCTCTATATAATGCAGTAGGATACTATCTGTATATTTAAAATTATGAATTACTTTATTTCCTAACATAACAATATTATACTGAATATTATTAGGATATTTATTACCAATAGGTAAGTTACCCTTAATTACATTAAAACCTAAAGGAGTTAAATTTTCATAGTAATAATCATAAACATTTGGAGCTACTAAAATATTATTATCATTCAACTTAATAACACATATATCAGGGTGACAACTTATGGCATTATAAGTTTCTTCACATTTTGCACTTTTAATTACATTTATATTAAGTTTATTTAGATTATTAATAATATCTTCATCTGCTCTATTATCAATTAATGCTAAACATATTTTCTTATTTGGAATAAATGATGATTTTATAAATTTCATTATGAACTCTCCTTGTTTTTTTCTAATTATAATATAAAACAAATAAAAAAAATAATCCATTAAATATTGGTTAATGGATTATTTTGAAAAATTAAACTATGTAGCTTTATTTATACATTTTATCTTCATTATCTAAAATTTTGTCAGCATCTATTTTTCTGTCAATAGCTATTTTTATAGCATCTTCAATTGTTTTTCCGGAAGCCATTAAACTTGTTGTATTGTAATTAATCTTATCTAATGTTCCGAAGCAAAATTTGCATCCTGTTGTGAAACAAAGAAGAGTGAAGTGACCATCATATTTTTCTTTTGAAATATAATCTGCTACGGCTATTGCATGACTTAAATCCATGTGATCCATATTACTTACAAATTTAATATCATTCTTTGAAACTATACTTTTTTCTTTTTTATCATCTAGCTTTATTAATACTTCTACTTGATTTAGTTCTTTTATAAAAACGCCTTTTGTAGTACTGTCATCGTTTTTATATAATACTCTATCTCCAAAATTCATAAAAACACCCCCCTATAAATATTATAGTAGAAAATTATATAAAATACATAAATCATAAAAAGAAATAATAAAAAAACTATGCATGTAAAATGCATAGTTTTTTTATTATTTGAACTCAACGTTATTGTTTTGTAATGTAGTTTTAAATCCTTGTAAGAAAGATTTATATCCTTCTTCTTTCTTTTTACCAAGTGGATTATCATTTTCTAAAGCATCATATGTCTCTCTACAGTAACTTGATGATGATGAGGAAATATTTTGACCTATATATTCTATAGCTGCATTTACTCCTGCATCATATATTTGACTTTTTACAGCTTCTGACAACTCTAAGTATTCAGGATAAGTATCATTTGAATTATTATTAGAAGAATTATTGTTGTTACTATTATTATTACTGTTACTATTATTGTTGCTGTTATTATTGTTATTGCTATTATTACTATTATCAACAACTGGTTTGTTCGTTTCTGGTTTTGTAACATTTTCAGTTGTATCATTTACAACTTTATCACTGCTTGACGGTTTTTCTATTGAAGTTATTATTTTAGAAATAAATGAATCATTGTAAGCATTTTTATAAATATTTGC
Proteins encoded:
- a CDS encoding FUSC family protein, producing MSFYQAMQLGASQLKPLIKEESDKKLKQKYIGAFITKNILCMLFCILVVSSFSNIFGKENSIVGVVTVILILTFRFANLDFKVKQSAITLIGIFLIYAISPYLSNISNPILGFIINFTSIITIVILTCHNMIYANHIVLILSYFLLYGNDVSSIEVYLSRVIGLLFGGIIVASIFYTKHKKSKKEYDNTILDVIKGFDINTEKSRWQLKLALGVNTAVLIGEIFHFPKTMWIAFACMSVIHQTTKEKLNLRCKNRIVFAIVGSIAFFVIYRVFPENLRTMMPLMAGVMVGFCATYEWQTVVNSFSALPSAVLTLGLADAITFRIVSNVFGSLYSKLFDCLYDKVINHIDNRFNNEDEDELEQIEVNI
- a CDS encoding GntR family transcriptional regulator produces the protein MILNLDFNSDVPIYTQINEEIIKSIACGDLKINESLPSVRNMAEEIGVNLHTVNKSYNLLKDEGYINVDRRKGAMVNTLPLPKKEENTEKIKSMLELLTAQSYLLGISKEEFIDFSNKFFDDYEVKNYE
- a CDS encoding MarR family winged helix-turn-helix transcriptional regulator: MDNFDWIDMTVKMNEVRLFSRTLVHRYTPALERTNQEYDLLSQLLKNEEGMTPIKLSKAMCLNKTIVSRLIDSLSKNGYITKKPDINDKRSYYVCISEVGKKELQKIYEFYLSPIYKLRKKLGDEEFFKLISSIEKANKIMNEE
- a CDS encoding DUF5808 domain-containing protein; the encoded protein is MNSTMAVIINLPTLFLLYIMIYFTQALSGKRQFYGVSLNSDYFTKYDFKALDKKFKFLVTIGFIVFAIITLVCIYVFKAYELSSIFPILAFCLYQFAVFVYIHNKVKALKKELSIEIKDLELEKTRLVLDTDFINEKNRIIKKYSILFIIPVVVTVLMGIYTITQYNSMPDIIPSHWGITGEPDAFSEKSFISVIGPIIMSVGIGIIICISAIYSLKTRGKLNTDDIAESKKLHLNYLKQIALTFFVVNLSCQVLFITILIATANASGVNVFVMWTCTISLILAAIYQMYLYYKSPSKSKTAVYSVDDDDNNWLLGTFYNNPNDPSLFVQKRFGVGWTVNIGNTKGKILFISPFIILIVILIIAFNM
- a CDS encoding putative ABC transporter permease subunit, with translation MSNLALLMKNSLINESGINKLKYADKNEKIKAICMVLIIVFTVIMLSVYGFAACFYLSDFLVKINQMELLLILGIIGCTMATFFTSIYKASSYLFQSKDYEMLTSLPIKQSSILSSKIIMLVINNYLFALPCLLIPGIVYFIKVNTGVLYFPFLIILILTTPLIPTVISSVIAFVITNISSRSKKNNLLSIILNLLLVAIVLLLSFNLQNVMMNIIQNSSSIIEATQKFYMPAYYFVDALKNDNIGSLLIFVLISIVPTVLFIYLFANNFNNINSKLSETYKANNYKFKDLKLSKPVIALLKKEFKRYFSSTVYVMNTFVGMIMLVIFTVAIVVIGYDKIAQILEIAVVKEMIALQIIGITLFCIIMTNTACVSISLEGKNLWILKSSPIKEIDIFKSKILLNIILTIPISIICFMVLSFRLGFDMMSTVLVILTIIMISIFSATLGIFINLLYPKMDFTSDVAVVKRGASVIISMISNIIFIAIICGLGYILSISNINTFLIFGNIITIISIFIIYILLKNKGTKIFRSL
- the abc-f gene encoding ribosomal protection-like ABC-F family protein → MSFQYDTHGEDIFKNVSFSIDTDWKLGLIGRNGRGKTTFLKLLMGEYEYSGIISSTVKFEYFPIKGGNKNDTALEVVRNSIAPFSKYEEDMEKYCNLPDKLDIYGEILEKYIYNDGYIINELIEKEVNLIGLDKSILTRNFATLSSGEQTKLLLVGLFLRKNHFLLIDEPTNHLDVDGREIVAKYLASKKGFIVVSHDRAFLDIVADHILSINKANIEIQKGNFSTYQFNKDREDEFEKAQNEKLQKDIQRLQKTAKQKSNWSYEIESKKKGNGPCDRGFIGHKSSKMMKRAKCIEIRQNKAIEEKSKLLKNLDMAEKLDLSKSKSSNIDVLEVHNLKVNYGDKDIFKDVSFNIKPEERVWLCGKNGSGKSSIIKLIMGEDIPHDGYVKKVDDISYISQDTSYLKGNLNDFAKSLDIDVESIKRTLVKLGFNNIQFEKDINEWSEGQKKKLLISKSLCEKAELYIWDEPLNFIDVISRMQIEELILSENPTILFVEHDTSFGEKIATKIVNI
- a CDS encoding DUF6873 family GME fold protein, coding for MKFIKSSFIPNKKICLALIDNRADEDIINNLNKLNINVIKSAKCEETYNAISCHPDICVIKLNDNNILVAPNVYDYYYENLTPLGFNVIKGNLPIGNKYPNNIQYNIVMLGNKVIHNFKYTDSILLHYIEKNNMEKINVKQGYCKCSTCIVDENSIITSDEGIYKEVIKHNIDCLLIDKGHIDLFELNYGFIGGCSGLISDDTIVFFGNLENHPNFKEIKNFVYSRNKKILSLKKEKLTDLGSLIPLL